In a genomic window of Bordetella petrii:
- a CDS encoding alpha/beta fold hydrolase: MTTAISAAVPAWADLRALGREMRLECQWIAPDRHNAPLLVFLHEGLGSVAMWKDWPRRVCDAAGCRGLVYSRYGYGQSTARPAGEKWPVTFMHDQAREVLPALFATLGVDATRDRPVLFGHSDGGSIALLYAAMYPQAVAGVVAAAPHILVEDISVASIGQARRAYLDTDLPARLGRYHADADSAFWGWNDIWLDPAFRAWDIRDYLPDVRCPVLALQGLDDEYGTLEQIRGIRRAAPQTRLLEIPDCGHSPHKDQPDVVIAAVADFVGGLHKPG, from the coding sequence ATGACGACCGCCATTTCCGCCGCCGTGCCCGCCTGGGCCGACCTGCGCGCGCTGGGCCGCGAGATGCGGCTGGAGTGCCAGTGGATCGCGCCCGACCGGCACAACGCGCCGCTGCTGGTGTTCCTGCACGAGGGCCTGGGTTCGGTCGCCATGTGGAAAGACTGGCCGCGGCGCGTCTGCGACGCGGCCGGCTGCCGCGGGCTGGTGTATTCGCGTTACGGCTATGGCCAGTCCACCGCGCGGCCGGCCGGCGAGAAATGGCCGGTGACCTTCATGCACGACCAGGCGCGCGAGGTGCTGCCCGCGCTCTTCGCCACGCTGGGCGTCGACGCCACGCGCGACCGCCCGGTGCTGTTCGGCCACAGCGACGGCGGCTCGATCGCCCTGCTGTACGCCGCCATGTATCCGCAGGCGGTGGCCGGCGTGGTGGCCGCGGCGCCGCACATACTCGTGGAAGACATTTCGGTCGCGAGCATCGGGCAGGCGCGCCGCGCCTACCTGGACACCGACCTGCCGGCGCGGCTGGGCCGTTATCACGCCGACGCCGACTCCGCGTTCTGGGGCTGGAACGATATCTGGCTGGACCCGGCATTCCGCGCCTGGGATATTCGCGACTATCTGCCGGACGTGCGGTGCCCGGTGCTGGCGTTGCAAGGGCTGGACGACGAATACGGCACGCTGGAACAGATACGCGGCATCCGCCGGGCCGCGCCGCAGACGCGCCTGCTCGAGATTCCCGACTGTGGCCATTCGCCGCACAAAGACCAGCCCGATGTCGTGATCGCGGCCGTCGCCGATTTCGTCGGCGGCCTGCACAAGCCAGGCTGA
- a CDS encoding helix-turn-helix transcriptional regulator translates to MNQALDKESPESRREPFLVALGERVRRLRAIRGMTRKSLSQATGVSERHLANLEHGVGNASILVLLQIAKAFNCALAELVGDVTTESPDWLLIRELLSGRTESDLQRAREALVQLFGVGGGAQRPNRFQRVALIGLRGAGKSTLGQMLADDLGYPFIELNREIERVAGCSILEIHNLYGPNAYRRYERRALEEAVQIYPEMVLATPGGLVSEPATLNLLLTHCYTVWLRATPDEHMARVMAQGDFRPMSGNSEAMADLKRILAGREAFYAKADLTWETSGLSLPESFGGLRTRVRKACGLPL, encoded by the coding sequence ATGAACCAAGCGCTAGACAAGGAATCGCCGGAATCGCGCCGGGAGCCGTTCCTGGTCGCCCTGGGTGAGCGCGTGCGGCGCCTGCGCGCCATCCGCGGCATGACCCGTAAAAGCCTGTCGCAGGCCACCGGCGTGTCCGAGCGGCACCTGGCCAACCTGGAGCACGGCGTGGGCAATGCCTCGATCCTGGTGCTGCTGCAGATTGCCAAGGCATTCAACTGCGCCCTGGCCGAACTGGTGGGCGACGTCACTACCGAATCGCCCGACTGGCTGTTGATACGCGAATTGCTCAGCGGCCGCACCGAATCCGACCTGCAGCGCGCGCGCGAAGCCCTGGTCCAGCTCTTTGGCGTGGGCGGCGGGGCGCAGCGCCCCAACCGCTTCCAGCGGGTGGCCCTGATCGGCCTGCGCGGCGCGGGCAAGTCCACGCTGGGGCAGATGCTGGCCGACGATCTCGGCTACCCGTTCATCGAGCTCAATCGCGAAATCGAACGGGTGGCCGGCTGCAGCATCCTCGAAATCCACAACCTGTACGGCCCCAACGCATACCGGCGCTACGAGCGCCGGGCCCTCGAAGAGGCCGTGCAGATCTATCCCGAAATGGTGCTGGCCACCCCGGGCGGCCTGGTGTCCGAGCCGGCCACGTTGAACCTGCTGCTGACTCACTGCTACACCGTGTGGCTGCGCGCCACGCCCGATGAGCATATGGCGCGCGTCATGGCGCAGGGCGATTTCCGGCCCATGTCCGGAAACAGCGAAGCCATGGCCGACCTGAAGCGCATCCTGGCCGGGCGCGAAGCGTTCTACGCCAAGGCGGACCTCACCTGGGAAACCAGCGGCCTCAGCCTGCCCGAAAGTTTCGGCGGCCTGCGCACGCGGGTGCGCAAAGCCTGCGGGCTGCCGCTGTAA
- a CDS encoding benzoate-CoA ligase family protein: MSPCPTELNFASHLAALNAPRAAKLAYIDDTRRLTYGELAERVARCAGALRQMGLRREERVLLLMHDSVDWPVTFLGALHAGVVPVAINTLLTPDDYAYIASHSRARAAIVSGTLVDTLQAALAKGPHEIEHIVVAQPAGPLPAQAREFDSLLAGAPLMPAVRTLADEIAFWLYSSGSTGKPKGVVHTHGNLWHTVELYAKPVLGIREDDVVFSAAKLFFAYGLGNGLSFPLSVGATVVVMGERPTPQAVFKRLTEHRPSVFYGVPTLYASMLASPDLPAREQVALRVCTSAGEALPRDIGERFTRHFGCEILDGIGSTEMLHIFLSNQPGQLRYGTTGKPVPGYEVQLRDDEGRPVPPNAIGDLYIKGPSAALMYWNNRDKTRQCFQGEWLKSGDKYQCDADGYYTYAGRSDDMIKVSGQYVSPVEVENVLIQHEAVLEAAVIGVPDHDGLVKTKAYVVLRPGFQPDAGTGAALQSYVKQHLAPFKYPRQINFTDELPKTATGKIQRFRLRQMEEASL; this comes from the coding sequence ATGTCCCCCTGCCCCACCGAGCTGAATTTCGCCAGCCATCTGGCCGCGCTGAATGCGCCGCGGGCCGCCAAGCTGGCCTACATCGACGACACGCGCCGCCTGACCTACGGCGAGCTGGCCGAACGGGTGGCCCGCTGCGCCGGCGCGCTGCGCCAGATGGGCCTGCGCCGCGAAGAACGCGTGTTGCTGCTGATGCATGACAGCGTCGACTGGCCGGTCACCTTCCTGGGCGCGTTGCATGCCGGCGTGGTGCCGGTGGCGATCAACACGCTGCTGACGCCGGACGATTACGCGTACATTGCCAGCCACAGCCGCGCGCGCGCCGCCATCGTATCCGGGACGCTGGTCGATACGCTGCAGGCGGCGCTGGCCAAGGGGCCGCACGAAATCGAGCACATCGTGGTGGCGCAGCCCGCGGGCCCCCTGCCCGCCCAGGCGCGGGAGTTCGATAGCCTGCTGGCCGGCGCGCCGCTGATGCCGGCGGTTCGCACCCTGGCCGACGAGATCGCCTTCTGGCTGTATTCGTCGGGCTCCACCGGCAAGCCCAAAGGCGTGGTGCACACCCATGGCAACCTGTGGCACACGGTAGAGCTGTATGCCAAGCCGGTGCTGGGCATACGCGAAGACGACGTGGTGTTCTCGGCCGCCAAGCTGTTCTTCGCCTACGGCCTGGGCAACGGCCTGAGCTTTCCGTTGTCGGTGGGCGCCACGGTGGTGGTAATGGGCGAGCGCCCCACGCCGCAGGCGGTGTTCAAGCGCCTGACCGAGCACCGGCCTTCGGTGTTCTACGGCGTGCCAACCCTGTACGCCAGCATGCTGGCCAGCCCCGACCTTCCGGCGCGCGAGCAGGTGGCGCTGCGGGTCTGTACCTCGGCCGGCGAAGCGCTGCCGCGCGACATCGGCGAACGCTTTACGCGCCATTTCGGCTGCGAGATCCTGGATGGCATCGGCTCGACCGAGATGCTGCACATTTTCCTGTCCAACCAGCCCGGCCAGCTGCGCTACGGCACCACCGGCAAGCCGGTGCCCGGCTACGAAGTGCAACTGCGCGACGACGAAGGCCGGCCGGTGCCGCCCAATGCAATCGGCGACCTCTACATCAAGGGGCCGAGCGCCGCGCTGATGTACTGGAACAACCGCGATAAAACGCGCCAGTGCTTCCAGGGCGAATGGCTGAAAAGCGGCGACAAATACCAGTGCGACGCCGACGGCTACTACACCTATGCCGGCCGCAGCGACGACATGATCAAGGTCAGCGGCCAGTACGTTTCGCCGGTGGAAGTGGAGAACGTGCTGATCCAGCACGAAGCGGTGCTGGAAGCCGCGGTGATAGGCGTGCCCGACCACGATGGCCTGGTCAAGACCAAGGCCTATGTGGTGTTGCGGCCGGGCTTCCAGCCCGATGCCGGCACCGGCGCGGCGCTGCAAAGCTACGTGAAGCAGCACCTGGCGCCGTTCAAGTACCCGCGCCAGATCAATTTCACCGACGAGCTGCCCAAGACCGCCACCGGCAAGATCCAGCGGTTCCGTCTGCGGCAGATGGAAGAAGCCTCGCTATGA
- a CDS encoding ABC transporter substrate-binding protein, whose protein sequence is MHHVLNRALLAGALALAAGTATAADKIKVGFMLPYSGTYAALGAAIENGFKLYVAEQGGKLGGRELEYFKVDDESNPAKASENANRLIKRDQVDVLVGTVHSGVAMALAKAAKGSDTTLFVTNAGADAITGPMCGTGIFRTSFSNWQPGYAMGPVAAAKGHKTAVTITWKYAAGEEQMKGFHEGFEKAGGKIVKDLTLPFPNVEFQSLLTEIASLKPDMVFAFFAGGGAVKFVQDYHASGLGKTIPLYGTGFLTDGTLKAQGDAAQGLLTTLHYADGLGTPRDQAFRAAYSKAYDNMQPDVYAVQGYDAAQLMQAGLQAVQGNIDDKAKFRAAMRGATIDSPRGKFTLSAAGNPVQDIYLRQVAGLENKMIEVAVPKLADPARGCKL, encoded by the coding sequence ATGCACCACGTCCTGAACCGCGCCCTGCTCGCCGGCGCCCTGGCGCTCGCCGCGGGCACCGCCACAGCGGCCGACAAAATCAAAGTGGGTTTCATGCTGCCCTACAGCGGCACCTATGCCGCGCTGGGCGCCGCCATCGAGAACGGCTTCAAGCTGTATGTGGCGGAACAAGGCGGCAAGCTGGGCGGGCGCGAGCTGGAATACTTCAAGGTCGATGACGAATCCAACCCGGCCAAGGCCTCGGAAAACGCCAACCGCCTGATCAAGCGCGACCAGGTCGACGTGCTGGTGGGCACCGTGCATTCGGGCGTGGCCATGGCGCTGGCCAAGGCAGCCAAAGGCAGCGACACCACGCTGTTCGTCACCAACGCGGGGGCCGACGCCATCACCGGCCCGATGTGCGGGACAGGCATCTTCCGCACATCGTTCTCGAACTGGCAGCCGGGCTACGCCATGGGGCCGGTGGCAGCCGCCAAGGGCCATAAGACCGCCGTCACCATCACCTGGAAGTACGCGGCGGGCGAGGAACAGATGAAGGGATTCCACGAAGGCTTCGAGAAGGCGGGCGGCAAGATCGTGAAAGACCTGACCCTGCCCTTCCCGAACGTGGAGTTCCAGTCGCTGCTGACCGAGATCGCATCGCTCAAGCCCGACATGGTGTTCGCGTTTTTCGCGGGCGGCGGCGCTGTGAAATTCGTCCAGGACTACCATGCCTCGGGGCTGGGCAAGACCATTCCGCTGTACGGCACCGGCTTCCTGACCGACGGCACGTTGAAGGCGCAAGGCGACGCCGCGCAGGGTCTGCTGACCACGCTGCACTATGCCGACGGCCTGGGCACGCCGCGCGACCAGGCGTTCCGCGCCGCCTACAGCAAGGCCTACGACAACATGCAGCCCGACGTGTACGCCGTGCAAGGCTACGATGCGGCGCAACTGATGCAGGCGGGGCTGCAGGCCGTGCAGGGCAATATCGACGACAAGGCCAAGTTCCGCGCGGCCATGCGCGGCGCCACGATCGACAGCCCGCGCGGCAAGTTCACCCTGTCGGCCGCCGGCAACCCGGTGCAGGACATCTACCTGCGTCAGGTCGCGGGCCTGGAAAACAAGATGATCGAGGTGGCGGTGCCGAAGCTGGCCGACCCGGCGCGCGGCTGCAAGCTCTGA
- a CDS encoding 3,4-dehydroadipyl-CoA semialdehyde dehydrogenase → MTRQDADMLELVNFVAGRRVSGTGPGTVLRDPLSGEPLARADSTGLDLPGAYAWARQHGGAALRALSYAERAALLARVAEVLQANRDKYYEIALRNAGTVRQDSAIDIEGGIYTLSYYAKLGAKLEGQAFRPDGEQVSLARDDAYAVRHIAVPARGLALLINAFNFPSWGLWEKAAPALLSGVPVVAKPATATAWLAHEMVADLLAAQVLPEGALSLVCGASAGLLDALAPGDVLSFTGSADTAALLRAHPRVARDALRMNAETDSLNCALLGPDAAAGGAAFDALVHEAVREITVKSGQKCTAIRRILVPQAAYQRMADAIASRLAAVTVGNPRNADVRMGSLVGRAQHDDVQAGIQALRAGSQVLFDGGQVRLLDADPAVAACVAPWLLGSPDPDNHPLAHDREVFGPLATLMPYRDAAHAYALARRGQGSLVASVYSDDSAFLARSALELADSHGRVHLVSPEAARTHTGHGNVMPQSLHGGPGRAGGGEELGGLRALALYHRRAAIQGAPARLRGLADAAGAT, encoded by the coding sequence ATGACGCGCCAGGACGCCGACATGCTCGAACTCGTCAATTTCGTGGCCGGCCGCCGCGTGTCCGGCACCGGCCCCGGCACGGTGCTGCGCGACCCGCTTTCGGGCGAGCCGCTGGCCCGCGCGGACAGCACGGGGCTGGACCTGCCCGGCGCCTACGCATGGGCCCGCCAGCACGGCGGCGCGGCGCTGCGCGCCCTGTCGTACGCCGAACGGGCGGCACTGCTGGCGCGCGTGGCCGAGGTGCTGCAGGCCAACCGCGACAAGTACTACGAGATCGCGCTGCGCAATGCCGGCACTGTGCGCCAGGACTCGGCAATCGACATCGAGGGCGGCATCTATACCTTGTCTTATTACGCGAAGCTGGGCGCGAAGCTTGAGGGACAGGCGTTCCGCCCTGATGGCGAGCAGGTCTCGCTGGCGCGCGACGACGCCTATGCCGTGCGGCATATTGCCGTGCCGGCGCGCGGGCTGGCGCTGCTGATCAATGCGTTTAACTTTCCGTCGTGGGGGCTGTGGGAAAAAGCCGCGCCCGCGCTGCTCTCGGGCGTGCCTGTAGTGGCCAAGCCCGCCACGGCCACGGCCTGGCTGGCCCATGAAATGGTGGCCGACTTGCTGGCGGCCCAGGTATTGCCCGAAGGCGCGCTGAGCCTGGTGTGCGGCGCGTCCGCCGGCCTGCTGGATGCGCTGGCGCCGGGCGACGTGCTGTCGTTCACCGGGTCGGCGGATACCGCCGCCCTGCTGCGCGCCCATCCACGGGTGGCGCGCGATGCCCTGCGCATGAATGCCGAGACCGACAGCCTGAACTGCGCCCTGCTTGGGCCCGATGCGGCCGCGGGCGGCGCCGCGTTCGATGCGCTCGTGCACGAGGCGGTGCGCGAGATAACCGTTAAGTCGGGCCAGAAATGCACCGCCATTCGCCGCATCCTGGTGCCGCAAGCGGCCTATCAACGCATGGCCGACGCCATCGCCAGCCGATTGGCTGCCGTGACGGTGGGCAACCCGCGCAACGCCGACGTGCGCATGGGCTCGCTGGTTGGCCGCGCCCAGCACGACGACGTGCAGGCCGGCATCCAGGCGCTGCGCGCCGGCAGCCAGGTGCTGTTCGACGGCGGCCAGGTGCGCCTGCTGGACGCCGACCCCGCCGTGGCGGCCTGCGTGGCGCCCTGGCTGCTGGGCTCGCCCGACCCGGACAACCACCCCCTGGCGCACGACCGCGAAGTGTTCGGCCCCCTCGCCACCCTGATGCCCTACCGCGACGCCGCCCATGCCTATGCCCTGGCGCGGCGCGGACAGGGTTCGCTGGTGGCCTCGGTGTACAGCGACGACTCGGCGTTCCTCGCGCGCAGCGCGCTGGAGCTGGCCGACAGCCATGGCCGGGTACACCTGGTCAGCCCGGAGGCCGCCAGAACACATACCGGCCATGGCAACGTAATGCCCCAGTCGCTGCACGGCGGCCCCGGGCGCGCGGGCGGCGGCGAAGAACTGGGCGGCCTGCGCGCCCTGGCGCTGTACCACCGCCGCGCGGCCATCCAGGGCGCTCCCGCGCGACTGCGGGGGTTGGCCGACGCCGCCGGCGCCACCTGA
- a CDS encoding DUF4863 family protein: MTTPASFHHLMRRITAPIAGLPLDAALQERLNRQAGPGSALYHDVFAACRQGVAEGWMCAREGGGIRYGRVIKADEGLDGFSVDVVDMNSLAGPHHAHPRGEIDLIMPLDDAARFDGHGAGWLVYGPDTAHSPTVTGGQALVLYLLPEGAIEFTRTESMRTESMRTESTRTDSIRT, from the coding sequence ATGACTACGCCTGCATCCTTCCACCATTTGATGCGCCGCATTACCGCCCCCATCGCCGGGCTGCCGCTCGATGCCGCCTTGCAAGAACGCCTTAATCGCCAGGCGGGGCCCGGCAGCGCGCTCTACCACGACGTGTTCGCCGCCTGCCGGCAGGGAGTAGCCGAGGGCTGGATGTGCGCCCGGGAAGGCGGCGGCATCCGCTACGGCCGGGTGATCAAGGCCGACGAGGGTCTGGACGGGTTTTCGGTGGACGTGGTGGATATGAACAGCCTGGCCGGCCCGCACCATGCGCACCCTCGGGGCGAAATCGACCTGATCATGCCGCTGGACGACGCCGCGCGCTTCGATGGCCACGGCGCGGGCTGGCTGGTGTACGGCCCGGACACCGCGCACTCGCCCACCGTAACGGGCGGCCAGGCGCTGGTGTTGTACTTGCTGCCGGAGGGCGCCATTGAGTTCACGCGCACTGAATCCATGCGCACTGAATCCATGCGCACTGAATCCACTCGTACTGATTCCATCCGTACATGA